GGATTGAGGGGGGTGAGGCGGCGGGCCGGGTCCAGGGAGGGGCGTACCGGGCCGTGACCGGGGGAGAGGTGCAGGCCTTGGGGAGTGAGGGCCAGGTGGGTGGTGGCCACGTCGCCGTCCAGGGCGTACGGCGCTGTCCACGCCAGCGTCGCCACCGCCTCGCCCGTCGCCAGCGCCGGCAGGAGCCGCTTGGCCGGGCCGGGATCCGGTAGGCCGGCCAGCAGGGTCGCTGCCGTGACCGTTTCCACCAGCGGTCCCGGTACCGCATGGCGCCCCAACTCCACGAAGGCAACGGCGAGTTCGAGGGGGCGAGGGCCCAGCCCTTCGTACGCCTCAGGAACGGCCAGCGCGAACACTCCCGCTTCGGCGATACGGGACCACAGCGCGCGGCCCCGCGCATGCTCGCCCCGGCTCCAGTCCCGTACGGCCGACGGCGTGTCCGCAGCCGTCAGCATCATGTCCAACGAATCGGCGAACGCCCGCTGCTCGGCGTCCAGGAGGAACCGCATCAGCGAGGTCCCTTCGGCAGCCCGAGCAGCCGCTCGGCGATGATGTCGCGCTGGATCTCGTTCGTCCCGGCGTAGATCGGGCCGGCGAGGGAGAAGACGTACCGCTCGGACCAGTCGGTGCCGGCCACCTCGCCCTCTGCGCCCAGCAGATCGAGCGCCGTCTCGTGCAGCGCGATGTCGTACTCCGACCAGAAGACCTTGTTCAGGCTGGACTCCGGGCCGATCGACTCGCCGTCGAGGAAGCGGGCGGCGGCGGCGAAGGTGAAGAGCTGGTAGGCGCGGGCGCCGATCAGGGCGTCGGCCACGCGGTTCTTGGTGCTCTCCGGGCTGCCCTGGGCCTGCCAGAGCCGGTGCAGCCGGTCGGCGCTCGCGAGGAACCGGCCGGGGGAGCGGAGCATCAGGCCGCGCTCGTTGCCCGCCGTCGACATCGCGATGCGCCAGCCCTGGCCCGGCTCGCCGATCACGTCCTCGTCCGGCACGAACACCTCGTCCAGGAACAGCTCGGCGAAGGCGGGCTTGCCGTCGAGGCGGGCGATGGGGCGGACCGTGACACCGGGGGCGTGCAGGTCGAACATCAGGTACGTCAGGCCCTGGTGGGGCTTCGGGGCGTCCGGGTCGGTGCGGAACAGGCCGAACGCGCGGTCGGCGAAGGCCGCGCGCGACGACCAGGTCTTCTGGCCGGACAGCAGCCAGCCGCCCTCCGTGCGGGTGGCCCTGGACCTCAGGGACGCCAGGTCGGAACCGGCCTCCGGCTCCGACCACGCCTGCGCCCAGATCACCTCGCCGGTGGCCATGGGAGGGAGCACCCGGGCGCGTTGCTCCTCGGTGCCGTGATCGAAGAGGGTCGGGGCGAGGAGGCTGATCCCGTTCTGGTTGACGCGGCCGGGGGCGCCCGCCGCGTAGTACTCCTCCTCGAACAGCAGCCACCGCACGAGCGTGGCGTCCCGGCCGCCGTACGCCGTCGGCCAGTTCACCACCGACCAGCGGTCCGCCGCCAGTTCGGCCTCCCACGCCCGGTGCGCCGCGAATCCCTCCCCGGTCTCCAGGGACGGGAGCGGATCGGGCGGCACATGCGCGCGCAGCCAGGCGCGGGCCTCGGCGCGGAAC
Above is a window of Streptomyces sp. DT2A-34 DNA encoding:
- a CDS encoding acyl-CoA dehydrogenase family protein gives rise to the protein MRFLLDAEQRAFADSLDMMLTAADTPSAVRDWSRGEHARGRALWSRIAEAGVFALAVPEAYEGLGPRPLELAVAFVELGRHAVPGPLVETVTAATLLAGLPDPGPAKRLLPALATGEAVATLAWTAPYALDGDVATTHLALTPQGLHLSPGHGPVRPSLDPARRLTPLNPGGELLSPDPPTTHALAYARLTTAAQALGVGLALLDKTVAHVKQRTQFGAPIGSFQAVKHRLADAKIALEFARPLLFGAALTMAPADVAAAKATACEAAYATARTALQLHGAIGYTAEYDLSLWLTKARALRTAWGDPDGCRADVLAARTLSGDRRW
- a CDS encoding acyl-CoA dehydrogenase family protein, with amino-acid sequence MDLTHSAADEAFRAEARAWLRAHVPPDPLPSLETGEGFAAHRAWEAELAADRWSVVNWPTAYGGRDATLVRWLLFEEEYYAAGAPGRVNQNGISLLAPTLFDHGTEEQRARVLPPMATGEVIWAQAWSEPEAGSDLASLRSRATRTEGGWLLSGQKTWSSRAAFADRAFGLFRTDPDAPKPHQGLTYLMFDLHAPGVTVRPIARLDGKPAFAELFLDEVFVPDEDVIGEPGQGWRIAMSTAGNERGLMLRSPGRFLASADRLHRLWQAQGSPESTKNRVADALIGARAYQLFTFAAAARFLDGESIGPESSLNKVFWSEYDIALHETALDLLGAEGEVAGTDWSERYVFSLAGPIYAGTNEIQRDIIAERLLGLPKGPR